The following are from one region of the Salvia splendens isolate huo1 chromosome 2, SspV2, whole genome shotgun sequence genome:
- the LOC121762233 gene encoding F-box protein PP2-A13-like isoform X1: MSFFTHYLSLQTEPQFLKFPATEMGANASSTAEEPAGPRSRPRLEDIPESCVALVLSYLDPPEIAKIARINRAFRAASTADFIWVPKLPSNFEYILSKLPDQALRDKGKMDMYARLCRPITFDGGTKEVWIDKRSGGVCLAISSKAMAITGIDDRRYWNHIPTDESRFQTVAYLHQIWWLQVDGELDFQLPKGTYSLFFRLHLGKVGKRLGRRVCNHDNVHGWELKPAQFQLTTQNGHRAVTRCMIENLGNWANYHVGEFVVEDPNSSTKVKFSLTQIDCTHTKGGLCVDSVLIRPSSLGKEVLSVDGEACRKPFVGC; encoded by the exons ATGTCGTTCTTTACTCATTATCTCTCTCTACAAACAGAGCCCCAATTTCTGAAATTCCCGGCCACCGAAATGGGCGCGAACGCTTCTTCAACGGCGGAAGAGCCCGCAGGCCCGAGATCGAGGCCCAGATTGGAGGATATACCAGAATCATGTGTCGCCCTAGTCCTCTCCTACCTCGACCCGCCCGAGATCGCCAAGATAGCCCGTATTAATCGGGCTTTCCGGGCAGCGTCGACGGCCGATTTTATCTGGGTTCCTAAATTGCCCTCCAATTTTGAGTATATTCTGTCCAAGCTGCCTGATCAGGCTCTACGGGACAAGGGCAAGATGGACATGTACGCCCGGCTGTGCAGGCCCATCACCTTTGATGGTGGCACGAAG GAAGTGTGGATTGATAAGAGAAGTGGAGGCGTCTGTTTGGCAATTTCTTCCAAGGCTATGGCGATAACCGGAATTGATGATCGGCGCTATTGGAATCATATTCCAACTGATGAATCTAG ATTCCAAACAGTGGCATACCTTCACCAAATCTGGTGGCTGCAAGTGGACGGGGAGCTTGACTTCCAGCTCCCCAAAGGGACGTACAGCCTCTTCTTCCGACTCCACCTTGGGAAAGTCGGTAAGAGGCTAGGCCGCCGTGTCTGCAATCACGACAATGTGCATGGCTGGGAGCTCAAGCCAGCACAATTCCAGTTGACAACGCAGAATGGCCATCGTGCAGTCACCCGCTGCATGATTGAAAACTTAGGAAACTGGGCCAACTACCACGTCGGGGAGTTTGTTGTTGAGGATCCAAACTCATCGACCAAGGTCAAGTTCTCCCTCACTCAGATTGATTGCACACACACCAAAGGTGGTCTGTGTGTGGACTCTGTGCTGATACGTCCGAGTAGTTTAGGGAAGGAGGTCCTCTCCGTGGATGGCGAAGCGTGTAGGAAGCCGTTTGTAGGTTGCTGA
- the LOC121762233 gene encoding F-box protein PP2-A13-like isoform X2, producing MGANASSTAEEPAGPRSRPRLEDIPESCVALVLSYLDPPEIAKIARINRAFRAASTADFIWVPKLPSNFEYILSKLPDQALRDKGKMDMYARLCRPITFDGGTKEVWIDKRSGGVCLAISSKAMAITGIDDRRYWNHIPTDESRFQTVAYLHQIWWLQVDGELDFQLPKGTYSLFFRLHLGKVGKRLGRRVCNHDNVHGWELKPAQFQLTTQNGHRAVTRCMIENLGNWANYHVGEFVVEDPNSSTKVKFSLTQIDCTHTKGGLCVDSVLIRPSSLGKEVLSVDGEACRKPFVGC from the exons ATGGGCGCGAACGCTTCTTCAACGGCGGAAGAGCCCGCAGGCCCGAGATCGAGGCCCAGATTGGAGGATATACCAGAATCATGTGTCGCCCTAGTCCTCTCCTACCTCGACCCGCCCGAGATCGCCAAGATAGCCCGTATTAATCGGGCTTTCCGGGCAGCGTCGACGGCCGATTTTATCTGGGTTCCTAAATTGCCCTCCAATTTTGAGTATATTCTGTCCAAGCTGCCTGATCAGGCTCTACGGGACAAGGGCAAGATGGACATGTACGCCCGGCTGTGCAGGCCCATCACCTTTGATGGTGGCACGAAG GAAGTGTGGATTGATAAGAGAAGTGGAGGCGTCTGTTTGGCAATTTCTTCCAAGGCTATGGCGATAACCGGAATTGATGATCGGCGCTATTGGAATCATATTCCAACTGATGAATCTAG ATTCCAAACAGTGGCATACCTTCACCAAATCTGGTGGCTGCAAGTGGACGGGGAGCTTGACTTCCAGCTCCCCAAAGGGACGTACAGCCTCTTCTTCCGACTCCACCTTGGGAAAGTCGGTAAGAGGCTAGGCCGCCGTGTCTGCAATCACGACAATGTGCATGGCTGGGAGCTCAAGCCAGCACAATTCCAGTTGACAACGCAGAATGGCCATCGTGCAGTCACCCGCTGCATGATTGAAAACTTAGGAAACTGGGCCAACTACCACGTCGGGGAGTTTGTTGTTGAGGATCCAAACTCATCGACCAAGGTCAAGTTCTCCCTCACTCAGATTGATTGCACACACACCAAAGGTGGTCTGTGTGTGGACTCTGTGCTGATACGTCCGAGTAGTTTAGGGAAGGAGGTCCTCTCCGTGGATGGCGAAGCGTGTAGGAAGCCGTTTGTAGGTTGCTGA
- the LOC121759875 gene encoding COP9 signalosome complex subunit 1-like — MEPEDNAAGAVIGDEEIHANGQDESDSQRHRPIISGEQLDIEAYAALYTGRTKTTRLLFIADKCGAPSMELEALRMAYDEIKKGEDTQLFGEVIGKINVRLGPNYGLDNAWADAVDQRAESRKEKLENELNAYRTNLIKESIRMGYNDFGDFFYAHGRLGEAFKNYIRTRDYCTTSKHIIHMCLNAILVSIEMGQFTHVTSYVGKAEQAVDGLDPVTIAKLRCAAGLSHLEGKKYKLAARKFLEVGPELGNNYTEIIAPQDVATYGTLCALASFDRSELKSKVIDNTNFRNFLELVPEIRELINDFYTSHYASCLEYLGNLKTNLLLDIHLHDHVETLYEQIRNKALIQYTLPFVSVDLNMMANAFNTCVTGLEKELDALITNDQIQARIDSHNKILYARHADQRNGTFQRALQTGNEFDRELRAMLLRANLIKHDYNLKAQRKY, encoded by the exons ATGGAACCGGAAGATAATGCTGCGGGAGCTGTTATCGGGGACGAAGAGATCCACGCCAACGGTCAGGATGAAAGCGATTCGCAGCGCCACCGCCCCATCATCAGCGGCGAGCAGCTCGACATCGAGGCCTATGCCGCGCTCTATACAGGCCGCACGAAGACTACGCGCCTCCTCTTCATCGCGGATAAATGCGGCGCCCCTTCGATGGAGCTGGAGGCTCTGCGAATGGCGTACGACGAGATCAAGAAGGGCGAGGACACGCAGCTCTTCGGAGAAGTTATCGGGAAGATCAATGTCAGATTGGGACCGAATTACGGCCTGGATAATGCCTGGGCTGATGCCGTGGACCAACGGGCCGAGTCGAGAAAGGAGAAACTTGAAAATGAACTCAATGCTTACAGG ACAAATTTAATCAAGGAGAGCATTCGGATGGGGTACAATGATTTCGGGGATTTCTTTTATGCACACGGCAGGCTTGGTGAAgcatttaaaaattatattcgAACACGTGACTACTGCACAACCTCGAAACATATAATTCATATGTGTCTAAATGCAATTCTGGTTAGCATTGAGATGGGTCAATTTACTCATGTTACAAGTTACGTTGGAAAGGCTGAGCAAGCTGTAGACGGCTTGGATCCTGTTACTATTGCAAAACTACGCTGTGCTGCTGGATTGTCTCACCTCGAAGGGAAAAAATATAAGCTTGCTGCTCGAAAG TTCCTGGAAGTTGGTCCAGAACTTGGGAACAACTACACTGAAATAATTGCACCCCAAGATGTTGCAACATATGGTACTCTCTGTGCACTCGCAAGCTTTGATCGATCAGAACTGAAG AGCAAAGTCATCGATAACACGAATTTCCGGAATTTCTTGGAATTGGTACCCGAGATAAGGGAGCTCATTAATGATTTCTATACTAG CCATTATGCTTCCTGTCTGGAATATCTAGGAAATCTCAAGACAAACTTGTTGCTTGATATCCATTTACATGATCATGTGGAAACTCTATACGAGCAAATACGTAACAAGGCTTTGATTCAGTACACGCTTCCTTTCGTCTCTGTAGACCTTAATATGATGGCAAATGCCTTCAATACATGTGTTACGGGCCTGGAGAAAGAACTTGATGCCCTGATCACTAATGACCAGATACAG GCTCGAATTGACTCCCATAACAAGATTCTTTATGCTCGGCATGCTGATCAGAGGAATGGGACGTTCCAGCGCGCCCTGCAGACTGGCAATGAATTTGATCGTGAACTCAGAGCAATGCTTTTGAGAGCAAACCTTATCAAACATGATTACAACCTCAAGGCACAGCGGAAGTATTAA
- the LOC121759890 gene encoding probable pectin methyltransferase QUA3, with translation MGLLNLASSKNRHGRQWRLLDAIVAAFFAALLLFFLLVFSPLGDSLAASGRQTLLRSDPRHRGRLVALVEHGRQAVAIDACPADMVDHMPCEDPRINSQLSRDMNFYRERHCPRPEETPLCLIPPPDGYKVPVQWPESLHKIWHDNMPYNKIADRKGHQGWMKREGPYFIFPGGGTMFPDGAEQYIEKLKQYIPIAGGTLRTALDMGCGVASFGGYMLSEGILPLSFAPRDSHKAQIQFALERGVPTFVAMLGTRRLPFSGFSFDLVHCSRCLIPFTAYNATYFLEVDRLLRPGGYLVISGPPVQWAKQDKEWAELQEVARSLCYELIVVDGNTAIWKKPIGDLCHPNLNIFGLNLCDESDDPSFSWYTKLKKCISRTSSVKGEYAVGAIPIWPERLTTAPSRASVIKNGMDVFEADKRRWARRVAYYKNSLNIKLGTPSIRNVMDMNAFFGGFAAAIISDPVWVMNVVPARKPSTLDVIYDRGLIGVFHDWCEPFSTYPRTYDLIHVDDIENLVKDPNSGKTRCNLVDLMVEIDRILRPEGTVIFRDSPEVIDKMERISRAMRWRVSVHDKEPDSHQREKVLVATKKLWKLPSGSQ, from the exons ATGGGCCTCTTGAATCTCGCGTCTTCCAAGAACCGCCACGGGCGCCAATGGCGGCTGCTGGATGCCATCGTCGCCGCCTTCTTCGCCGCGcttctcctcttcttcctcctcgtcttcTCTCCGCTGGGCGACTCGCTCGCGGCCTCCGGGCGTCAGACGCTGCTGCGCTCGGATCCGCGCCACCGCGGCCGGCTGGTGGCGCTGGTCGAGCACGGCCGCCAGGCCGTGGCGATCGATGCATGCCCCGCCGATATGGTGGATCACATGCCCTGTGAGGATCCCAGGATCAACAGCCAGCTCAGCAGGGATATGAATTTCTACAGGGAGAGGCATTGCCCTCGCCCCGAGGAGACGCCGCTATGTTTGATCCCGCCGCCCGATGGCTACAAGGTTCCTGTGCAGTGGCCGGAGAGCTTGCATAAG ATATGGCATGATAACATGCCTTACAATAAAATAGCAGATAGGAAAGGCCACCAGGGATGGATGAAGAGGGAAGGTCCGTATTTCATATTTCCTGGTGGTGGTACGATGTTCCCTGATGGAGCTGAACAATATATCGAGAAGCTGAAACAGTATATTCCTATAGCTGGGGGAACTCTGAGAACAGCTCTCGATATGGGGTGTGGG GTTGCTAGTTTTGGCGGATACATGCTTTCTGAAGGCATATTACCTCTTTCCTTTGCCCCGAGAGATTCACATAAAGCACAGATACAGTTTGCGTTGGAGAGAGGAGTACCAACTTTTGTCGCCATGCTTGGCACACGTAGACTTCCATTTTCTGGATTTTCTTTTGATTTGGTCCACTGTTCTCGATGTTTGATACCTTTCACTGCATATA ATGCTACATATTTTCTTGAAGTTGATCGGTTACTTCGACCAGGAGGCTACCTAGTCATATCTGGACCCCCTGTACAGTGGGCCAAACAAGATAAGGAATGGGCCGAGCTGCAAGAAGTTGCCAGATCTTTGTGTTATGAGCTGATTGTTGTAGATGGGAACACTGCCATCTGGAAAAAACCGATTGGGGATTTGTGTCATCCCAACCTGAATATATTTGGGCTCAACTTGTGTGATGAATCTGATGACCCAAGTTTTTCGTG GTACACCAAGTTGAAGAAATGTATTAGCAGGACTTCCTCTGTTAAGGGAGAATACGCAGTTGGAGCAATTCCAATATGGCCGGAGAGACTGACAACAGCTCCTTCGAGGGCCAGTGTCATAAAAAATGGAATGGATGTGTTTGAGGCCGACAAGCGTAGATGGGCAAGAAGGGTTGCTTACTACAAAAATTCCTTAAACATAAAACTGGGAACTCCATCAATACGAAATGTCATGGATATGAATGCATTCTTTGGAGGCTTTGCAGCAGCCATAATATCTGATCCTGTTTGGGTAATGAATGTTGTCCCCGCTCGCAAGCCTTCAACCCTTGATGTCATTTATGATCGAGGACTTATAGGAGTTTTCCATGATTG GTGTGAGCCCTTCTCAACGTATCCTCGTACTTATGATTTGATTCATGTTGATGATATCGAGAATCTTGTTAAAGATCCCAATTCCGGAAAGACCAG GTGTAACCTTGTAGATCTTATGGTGGAAATCGATAGAATACTGCGTCCTGAAGGCACAGTTATCTTTAGAGATTCACCCGAAGTGATTGACAAAATGGAGCGAATTTCTCGTGCCATGAGATGGAGGGTCTCCGTACATGACAAAGAACCCGACTCACATCAGAGGGAGAAAGTATTGGTAGCAACGAAGAAATTGTGGAAGCTACCCTCTGGATCGCAGTGA
- the LOC121784925 gene encoding homeobox-leucine zipper protein ANTHOCYANINLESS 2-like: MNFGDFLDNNSCSGGGARIVADIPYNSNNNMPAGAIAPPRFLAQSLSSKPMFNSPGLSLALQTGMEGQGGMARMVENNELSNVGGRRSRDEEHESRSGSDNMDGASGDDQDAADKPPRKKRYHRHNPQQIQELESLFKECPHPDEKQRLELSKRLCLETRQVKFWFQNRRTQMKTQLERHENSILRQENDKLRAENMSIREAMRNPICTNCGGPAVIGEISLEEQHIRIENARLKDELDRVYALAGKFLGRPTPSLELGMGGNCFTGLNTAIPSNFGVGIASPLPVATPKAAGISVNPMERSMYLELALTAMDELVKMAQSDEPLWIRGLDGGKEMLNQEEYLRGSSPCIGMKPNGFVTEASRETGMVIINSLALVETLMDSNKWAEMFPCLIARTSTTEVISSGMGGTRNGALQLMNAAIQVLSPLVPVREVNFLRFCKQHAEGVWAVVDVSVDTIREAHVAATFPSSRRLPSGCLVQDMPNGYSKVTWVEHIEYDESVVHQLYRPLVSSGMGFGAQRWVATLQRQCECLAILMSSTVPARDHSAAITAGGRRSMLKLAQRMTNNFCAGVCASSVHKWNKLRTENVDEDVQVMTRKSIDDPGEPPGIVLSAATSVWLPVSPQRLFDFLRDERLRSEWDILSNGGPMQEMAHIAKGQDHGNCVSLLRASAVNSNQSSMLILQETCIDSAGSLVVYAPVDIPAMHVVMNGGDSAYVALLPSGFAIVPDGNGSGEGSLLTVAFQILVNSLPTAKLTVESVETVNNLISCTVQKIKVALQCES; encoded by the exons ATGAATTTTGGGGATTTTCTTGATAACAATTCTTGTAGTGGCGGCGGTGCAAGAATTGTTGCGGATATACCTTACAACAGCAACAACAACATGCCCGCCGGCGCAATCGCTCCGCCTCGCTTCCTCGCTCAGTCTCTCTCTTCCAAGCCCATGTTCAACTCCCCCGGCCTCTCTCTAGCCCTT CAAACGGGGATGGAGGGGCAAGGGGGGATGGCGAGGATGGTGGAGAACAATGAGCTGAGCAATGTTGGTGGGAGAAGGAGCAGAGACGAAGAGCACGAGAGCAGATCTGGCAGCGACAACATGGACGGCGCATCCGGCGATGATCAGGACGCTGCCGACAAGCCGCCGAGGAAGAAGAGATACCACCGACACAATCCTCAGCAAATACAAGAGCTCGAGTC TCTGTTCAAGGAGTGCCCCCACCCTGATGAAAAGCAAAGATTGGAGCTTAGCAAACGCCTTTGTCTCGAAACTAGACAGGTCAAATTCTGGTTCCAAAATCGACGAACTCAGATGAAG ACGCAGCTCGAGCGGCACGAGAACTCTATTCTCCGGCAAGAAAACGACAAGCTCCGGGCGGAGAACATGTCGATTAGGGAGGCGATGCGCAACCCCATCTGCACAAACTGCGGCGGCCCCGCCGTGATCGGTGAGATATCCCTCGAGGAGCAGCACATCCGGATCGAGAACGCCCGCCTCAAGGACGAGCTCGATCGCGTCTACGCCCTCGCTGGGAAGTTCCTCGGCCGCCCCACTCCGAGCTTGGAGCTCGGGATGGGGGGCAACTGCTTCACCGGCCTAAACACGGCCATCCCCTCCAATTTTGGGGTCGGGATTGCCAGCCCCCTCCCTGTTGCCACGCCCAAGGCCGCGGGGATAAGCGTGAACCCGATGGAGAGGTCGATGTACTTGGAGCTTGCACTGACAGCCATGGATGAGTTGGTGAAGATGGCTCAAAGTGATGAGCCACTTTGGATTAGGGGCTTGGATGGTGGGAAGGAGATGTTGAATCAAGAAGAGTACTTGAGAGGCTCCTCCCCCTGCATCGGGATGAAGCCGAATGGCTTTGTCACCGAGGCTTCGAGGGAGACCGGGATGGTCATCATCAACAGCTTAGCTCTCGTTGAGACATTGATGGACTCT AACAAATGGGCAGAGATGTTTCCTTGTTTAATTGCAAGAACCTCAACTACAGAAGTGATCTCTAGTGGCATGGGAGGAACAAGGAATGGTGCACTTCAACTG ATGAATGCTGCAATTCAAGTTCTGTCGCCGTTGGTGCCGGTGAGGGAGGTGAACTTCCTCCGGTTCTGCAAGCAACACGCCGAGGGCGTGTGGGCCGTCGTGGACGTGTCGGTCGACACCATCCGGGAGGCTCACGTCGCGGCAACATTCCCAAGCAGCCGGAGGCTCCCCTCCGGCTGCTTGGTGCAAGATATGCCTAATGGCTATTCCAAG GTTACATGGGTGGAACACATCGAGTACGACGAGAGCGTCGTCCACCAGCTCTACCGGCCCCTCGTCAGCTCCGGCATGGGCTTCGGCGCCCAACGCTGGGTCGCCACCCTCCAGCGCCAATGCGAGTGCCTCGCCATCCTCATGTCCTCCACCGTCCCCGCCCGGGACCACTCGG CGGCGATCACGGCGGGAGGGCGGCGGAGCATGCTGAAGCTGGCGCAGCGAATGACGAACAACTTCTGCGCGGGGGTGTGCGCGTCGTCGGTGCACAAGTGGAACAAGTTGAGGACCGAGAACGTGGACGAGGACGTGCAGGTCATGACTCGTAAGAGCATAGACGACCCCGGGGAGCCGCCCGGGATCGTGCTGAGTGCCGCCACATCCGTGTGGCTGCCCGTTTCTCCTCAAAGGCTCTTTGACTTCCTCCGCGACGAGCGCCTGAGGAGCGAGTGGGACATACTCTCCAACGGTGGGCCCATGCAGGAGATGGCCCACATTGCCAAGGGCCAAGACCATGGCAATTGCGTCTCGCTCCTACGCGCTAGT GCTGTGAACTCGAACCAGAGCAGCATGCTGATACTCCAGGAAACCTGCATCGACTCGGCCGGTTCGCTCGTGGTGTACGCACCGGTCGACATCCCCGCGATGCACGTGGTGATGAACGGCGGGGATTCGGCCTATGTGGCGCTGCTGCCGTCGGGGTTCGCAATCGTTCCGGATGGAAATGGGTCGGGCGAGGGGTCGCTGCTGACTGTGGCTTTTCAGATTTTGGTGAACAGCCTCCCAACGGCGAAGCTGACGGTGGAGTCGGTCGAGACTGTGAATAACCTAATCTCCTGCACCGTTCAGAAGATCAAAGTCGCACTGCAATGCGAGAGCTGA